Proteins encoded in a region of the Salinicoccus sp. RF5 genome:
- a CDS encoding tyrosine-protein phosphatase — MIDIHNHVLIGVDDGPQTEEEAVLLLKQAIDNGITDIIATPHHYSGDFVNPGSKILEKMDELNQIISQHQLDINVHPGQEIRMNGNFVEELKSGAGIPLNQSQYVLVEFSFNEVPSYTCPMFYDMQMSGYTPLIAHPERCKPIIKDPDKLHEYVERGAVAQVTAGSVAGELGENLKETSLKMIEAHLVHIIASDAHHAGLRPFMLQKAYDVVERELGSIYVEDLKHNAEAVLLGKEVKVKRPSKIETHYKSSKKRKKKKFLGLF; from the coding sequence ATGATAGATATCCATAACCATGTACTCATAGGAGTGGACGATGGTCCACAGACAGAAGAGGAGGCAGTATTGCTTCTTAAACAGGCCATCGACAATGGCATAACGGATATCATTGCGACCCCACATCATTATAGTGGGGATTTCGTTAACCCCGGAAGTAAGATTCTAGAAAAAATGGACGAACTCAACCAGATCATTTCACAACATCAATTGGACATCAACGTACACCCCGGACAGGAGATCAGAATGAATGGGAACTTCGTCGAAGAGTTGAAGTCCGGTGCAGGCATCCCGCTCAACCAATCGCAGTACGTGCTGGTTGAGTTTTCTTTTAATGAAGTGCCGAGCTATACATGTCCCATGTTCTATGACATGCAGATGAGCGGGTATACCCCACTCATTGCACATCCGGAACGATGCAAACCGATCATCAAGGACCCGGATAAGCTTCATGAGTATGTGGAGAGGGGTGCCGTGGCTCAGGTTACTGCAGGGTCGGTGGCTGGGGAGCTTGGAGAGAATCTTAAAGAAACAAGCTTAAAGATGATCGAGGCGCATCTCGTCCACATCATCGCCAGTGATGCCCATCATGCGGGTCTTAGACCATTTATGCTCCAGAAAGCATATGATGTGGTGGAGAGGGAACTTGGCTCCATTTATGTAGAAGACTTGAAACACAATGCAGAAGCGGTGCTTCTTGGGAAAGAAGTGAAGGTGAAGCGGCCATCTAAGATAGAAACACATTATAAAAGCAGTAAGAAAAGAAAAAAGAAGAAGTTTTTAGGATTATTTTAA
- a CDS encoding CpsD/CapB family tyrosine-protein kinase has product MFGKNKSRNYVSGPRQLIVEKQPKSPVSEQFRTVRTNIMYSNIDTEIKTVLVTSATPGAGKSTTAANLAVAYAQSGKRTVLIDADLRRPTMHYTFEMTNQRGMSTAIVNDVPVENIVRETEIENLDLITSGPIPPNPSELLSSNKMMHLLKTFSMHYDMVIIDSPPLLAVTDAQVLSKITDGTVLVTNVAENNRDRLREAKDLLDKADANILGVVMNNKKMNTKKDDYYYYYGSE; this is encoded by the coding sequence ATAAATCCCGCAACTATGTATCCGGGCCAAGACAACTTATCGTGGAGAAGCAGCCGAAATCCCCGGTCAGTGAACAGTTCCGTACCGTCCGGACGAACATCATGTATTCGAACATCGATACTGAAATCAAGACGGTCCTCGTCACCTCGGCAACACCCGGTGCAGGCAAGTCCACTACCGCAGCGAACCTCGCTGTCGCCTATGCACAGTCCGGCAAGCGCACTGTATTGATTGATGCAGACCTGCGTCGTCCGACGATGCATTACACTTTTGAAATGACGAACCAGCGTGGCATGTCCACAGCCATCGTCAATGATGTACCGGTGGAGAACATAGTCAGGGAAACCGAAATTGAGAACCTCGACCTCATCACTTCCGGGCCGATTCCGCCGAATCCATCAGAGCTCCTGTCATCCAATAAGATGATGCACCTGCTCAAAACATTCTCCATGCATTATGACATGGTCATCATCGATTCGCCGCCACTGCTTGCGGTGACCGATGCCCAAGTACTTAGCAAGATTACAGACGGCACAGTGCTCGTCACCAACGTAGCTGAAAACAACAGGGATAGGCTTCGGGAAGCGAAGGATCTATTGGATAAGGCCGATGCGAACATTCTCGGCGTCGTCATGAACAATAAGAAGATGAACACGAAGAAGGACGACTATTATTATTACTACGGGAGTGAATAG